From the genome of Yersinia enterocolitica, one region includes:
- a CDS encoding TerC family protein produces the protein MEFLMDPSIWAGLLTLVVLEIVLGIDNLVFIAILADKLPPKQRDKARIIGLSLALIMRLGLLSVISWMVTLTTPLFSVGSFSFSGRDLILLVGGLFLLFKATTELHERLEGNQHDDSANRGYASFWAVVAQIVVLDAVFSLDAVITAVGMVNDLAIMMTAVVIAMGVMLLASKTLTRFVNAHPTVVVLCLSFLLMIGLSLIAEGFGFHIPKGYLYAAIGFSILIELFNQIARRNFIKHESRLPRRQRTAEAIIRLMGGRQQQEPQNGDSQQMIPTEAFAQEERYMISGVLTLASRSMRSVMTPRTEISWVDCNRSQEEIREQLLDTPHSLFPVCRDSLDQIIGVVRAKDLLVAIERGDSICEFAATTPPIVVPDTMDVINLLGVLRKAKGRLVVVNDEFGVVQGLVTPLDVLEAIAGEFPDEDETPDIITDGDGWLVKGGADLHSLEQALDCHELVSPTADYASLAGMLLSHSGHMPTAGDVVELHNLRFEIMEVSDYRIELVRITKLNNELEE, from the coding sequence ATGGAATTTCTAATGGACCCCTCAATCTGGGCAGGGTTATTGACACTGGTGGTGCTGGAAATTGTTCTGGGTATTGATAACCTGGTCTTTATTGCCATTCTGGCTGATAAACTCCCCCCCAAACAAAGAGACAAAGCGCGAATCATCGGGCTGTCGCTTGCGCTGATCATGCGCCTGGGGCTGTTGTCGGTCATCTCCTGGATGGTCACGCTGACGACACCACTGTTTAGTGTCGGCAGTTTTAGTTTCTCGGGACGCGACCTTATTTTGCTGGTGGGGGGGCTGTTTTTGCTATTTAAAGCCACCACCGAGCTACATGAACGGCTGGAGGGTAACCAGCACGATGACAGTGCCAATCGAGGCTATGCCAGCTTCTGGGCAGTAGTGGCACAGATTGTGGTGCTGGATGCTGTATTCTCACTCGATGCAGTGATTACTGCGGTGGGGATGGTGAATGACTTGGCGATTATGATGACTGCGGTTGTCATCGCCATGGGCGTGATGTTGTTGGCATCGAAAACACTGACCCGATTTGTCAATGCCCACCCTACGGTGGTGGTGCTGTGTCTGAGCTTCTTGCTGATGATTGGCCTGAGTCTGATTGCTGAAGGCTTTGGTTTCCACATTCCGAAAGGCTATCTGTACGCAGCCATTGGCTTCTCTATTCTGATTGAGCTGTTTAACCAGATTGCGCGCCGTAACTTCATTAAGCATGAGTCACGTTTGCCAAGACGCCAGCGCACGGCTGAAGCCATCATTCGTTTGATGGGGGGGCGTCAGCAGCAGGAACCACAAAATGGTGACTCGCAACAGATGATACCTACCGAGGCATTTGCACAAGAAGAGCGCTATATGATAAGTGGTGTGTTGACATTGGCATCCCGCTCGATGCGTAGTGTGATGACACCACGGACAGAGATATCCTGGGTCGATTGTAATCGCTCACAAGAGGAGATCCGTGAGCAGCTCTTAGATACACCACACAGTTTGTTCCCGGTTTGTCGTGATTCATTGGATCAGATAATCGGCGTGGTTCGCGCCAAAGATCTGTTAGTTGCCATTGAGCGAGGTGACTCTATTTGTGAGTTTGCGGCGACAACGCCACCGATTGTGGTACCCGATACCATGGACGTGATTAATCTGTTGGGTGTATTACGCAAAGCAAAAGGCCGCTTAGTGGTGGTCAATGACGAATTTGGTGTGGTACAGGGTCTGGTAACACCACTTGATGTGTTGGAAGCCATTGCCGGTGAGTTCCCGGATGAAGATGAAACACCAGACATTATCACTGACGGTGATGGCTGGTTGGTGAAAGGAGGCGCGGATTTACACTCTCTGGAACAGGCTCTGGACTGTCACGAACTGGTAAGTCCGACCGCCGATTATGCCTCACTCGCCGGGATGCTGCTGTCTCACTCAGGCCATATGCCAACCGCCGGGGATGTGGTTGAACTGCATAACCTGCGTTTTGAGATTATGGAGGTTTCGGATTACCGTATCGAGTTAGTGCGAATCACCAAACTGAATAACGAACTGGAAGAGTAA
- a CDS encoding PTS mannose transporter subunit IID (hosphoenolpyruvate-dependent sugar phosphotransferase system catalyzes the phosphorylation of incoming sugar substrates concomitant with their translocation across the cell membrane; IID with IIC forms the translocation channel), producing MVDTTTVLDKTTATGEKKLTPADIRGVFIRSNLFQGSWNFERMQALGFCFSMVPAIRRLYPENSEERKQAIKRHLEFFNTQPFVAAPILGVTLAMEEQKANGAEIDDAAINGIKVGLMGPLAGVGDPIFWGTVRPVLAALGAGIAMSGSLLGPLLFFVLFNLVRLLTRYYGVAYGYKKGVNIVSDMDGGLLQKLTEGASILGLFVMGALVNKWTHVNIPVVVSKITNQNGQTTVTTVQTILDQLMPGLVPLLLTFGCMWLLRRKVNALWIIMGFFAIGIFGYWIGFLAP from the coding sequence ATGGTTGATACAACAACTGTGCTTGATAAAACCACAGCGACTGGTGAAAAGAAACTCACGCCTGCTGATATTCGCGGGGTGTTTATCCGCTCTAACCTTTTCCAAGGGTCGTGGAACTTCGAACGTATGCAGGCGCTGGGGTTCTGCTTCTCAATGGTGCCGGCGATCCGTCGTTTATACCCTGAGAACTCGGAAGAGCGTAAGCAGGCAATCAAACGTCATTTGGAATTCTTCAACACCCAACCTTTCGTTGCCGCGCCAATTCTGGGCGTAACGCTGGCGATGGAAGAGCAGAAAGCCAATGGTGCCGAGATTGACGATGCGGCAATTAACGGGATAAAAGTCGGTCTGATGGGGCCGCTGGCAGGTGTCGGTGACCCAATATTCTGGGGTACTGTGCGCCCGGTGTTGGCAGCTCTTGGTGCCGGTATCGCAATGAGTGGCAGTTTACTTGGCCCATTGCTGTTCTTTGTACTGTTTAACCTGGTACGTTTGCTGACCCGTTATTACGGTGTAGCCTATGGCTATAAAAAAGGCGTCAATATCGTCAGCGATATGGACGGTGGCCTGCTGCAAAAACTGACTGAAGGGGCGTCTATCCTCGGCCTGTTTGTTATGGGGGCCTTGGTTAACAAGTGGACCCACGTCAACATACCGGTGGTGGTATCCAAGATAACCAATCAGAATGGTCAGACCACAGTAACTACGGTGCAAACCATTCTTGACCAGTTGATGCCAGGTTTGGTGCCATTACTGTTAACGTTCGGCTGTATGTGGCTATTACGTCGTAAAGTTAACGCGTTGTGGATTATTATGGGCTTCTTCGCCATCGGTATCTTCGGTTACTGGATTGGCTTCCTGGCACCTTAA
- a CDS encoding TonB-dependent receptor, translating to MVGTQETFRAGGNDLIPTYLDGQVANGGRIGFLGQQDARNVPFNVIGYTSKLVEDQQARTLADVVKNDASVQNVRGYGNASQNFRIRGFNLDGDDISFGGLFGVLPRQVVDTSMVERVEVFKGPNVFVNGISPSGSGVGGMINLEPKRAGDTPLTRVSVDYTSSAKVGGALDVGRRFGDNDQFGVRVNVLHREGETAIHDQNERTTALSTGLDYRGDRARTSLDIGYQKQTVHGMRTDVAIGSATVIPEPPAATLNYGQQWVYTDMATTFGMLRSEYDLSQNWTVYGTLGASHNDETGQYGSPTLTDNNGNATISRLYVPYVSDSIAGLGGIRGHFETGPVTHKMNLGYAANYRTAKSAWNMSGPVDTNIYNPGVIPFPPTAFASPNQDPTLNSQVRASSISVSDTLSAMDDKVQLMLGLRRQEVVIRNFDSGVPDSKNVQDAMKVTPVYGLLVKPWENVSLYANHIEALSPGKVAPWYTANAGNVTGIIHAKQNEVGVKFDNKRYGGTLALFEITRPAGAIDATTNIYALGGEQRNRGVELNVFGEPVFGTRLLGSAVWLDPILTEAQSSQNNGNYAVGVARYQLVFGGEYDIKAVEGLTATGTVTRSGSQYANQENTLKLKPWTRLDLGMRYTMPLKETNLIWRANLENVTNERYWESVEDTGTYMYQGNPRELKLSVSMDF from the coding sequence GTGGTCGGGACGCAAGAGACCTTCCGTGCCGGTGGTAATGATCTTATTCCAACCTATCTGGACGGTCAGGTAGCTAACGGTGGGCGTATTGGCTTCCTGGGGCAGCAAGATGCGCGCAACGTACCTTTTAATGTGATTGGCTACACATCTAAATTGGTAGAAGACCAGCAAGCGCGGACACTGGCTGATGTGGTCAAAAACGATGCTTCAGTACAGAACGTGCGCGGCTACGGTAATGCTTCACAGAACTTCCGTATTCGTGGTTTTAATCTCGATGGGGATGATATCTCGTTCGGCGGTCTGTTCGGCGTACTGCCACGTCAGGTGGTTGATACCAGTATGGTCGAGCGAGTTGAAGTGTTTAAAGGCCCGAACGTATTTGTAAACGGTATTTCGCCGAGCGGCAGCGGTGTGGGAGGGATGATTAACCTGGAGCCTAAACGTGCCGGTGATACTCCATTGACGCGTGTTAGTGTGGATTATACTTCTTCTGCCAAGGTTGGTGGTGCGTTGGATGTCGGTCGCCGCTTTGGTGACAATGACCAATTCGGTGTGCGGGTTAATGTGCTGCACCGCGAAGGCGAAACGGCGATTCATGATCAGAACGAGCGCACGACCGCACTCTCAACCGGTTTAGATTACCGTGGTGACCGCGCCCGTACTTCTTTAGATATTGGATATCAAAAACAAACCGTTCACGGTATGCGTACTGATGTTGCCATTGGTAGTGCGACGGTGATTCCAGAACCACCGGCAGCCACCTTAAACTATGGTCAGCAGTGGGTCTATACCGATATGGCAACCACCTTCGGTATGCTGCGTAGTGAGTATGATTTAAGCCAGAACTGGACGGTATACGGTACCCTCGGTGCCAGCCACAATGACGAAACCGGGCAATATGGCTCACCAACGCTGACTGATAATAATGGCAACGCCACCATCAGCCGTCTGTATGTGCCTTATGTTTCGGACTCTATTGCTGGTTTAGGGGGGATTCGTGGTCATTTTGAAACCGGCCCAGTAACCCATAAGATGAATCTCGGTTATGCCGCTAACTACCGAACGGCTAAATCTGCCTGGAATATGTCAGGGCCAGTAGACACCAATATCTATAACCCAGGGGTAATCCCATTCCCCCCAACTGCTTTTGCTAGCCCTAATCAAGACCCAACACTAAACAGTCAGGTTCGGGCCAGTAGCATCTCGGTGTCGGATACCCTGTCGGCAATGGATGATAAAGTGCAGTTGATGCTCGGGCTGCGCCGTCAGGAAGTGGTTATTCGCAATTTTGACAGTGGTGTACCAGACAGTAAAAACGTGCAAGATGCCATGAAAGTGACACCGGTATATGGCTTGCTGGTTAAACCGTGGGAAAATGTTTCCCTGTATGCTAACCACATTGAAGCATTATCGCCGGGGAAGGTCGCGCCTTGGTATACCGCCAATGCGGGTAATGTTACCGGTATTATTCATGCTAAACAGAATGAAGTTGGCGTGAAATTCGATAACAAGCGCTATGGCGGTACCTTGGCTCTGTTTGAAATCACCAGACCTGCCGGTGCCATTGATGCAACAACCAATATCTACGCCTTGGGTGGTGAACAGCGTAACCGCGGCGTTGAACTGAACGTATTCGGTGAACCGGTATTTGGTACTCGTCTGTTAGGTAGTGCCGTGTGGTTGGACCCGATACTGACCGAAGCGCAAAGCAGCCAAAATAATGGTAATTATGCTGTGGGTGTGGCTCGCTATCAGTTAGTGTTTGGCGGTGAGTACGATATTAAAGCAGTAGAAGGTTTGACGGCTACTGGTACTGTCACACGTTCTGGTTCGCAGTATGCTAACCAAGAAAACACCTTAAAACTAAAACCATGGACCCGTCTGGATCTGGGCATGCGTTACACCATGCCGCTGAAAGAGACCAATCTGATCTGGCGTGCGAATCTCGAGAACGTGACCAACGAACGTTACTGGGAGTCGGTTGAAGATACCGGTACTTATATGTATCAAGGTAATCCGCGTGAGCTAAAACTGTCTGTTTCCATGGACTTCTAA
- a CDS encoding diguanylate cyclase gives MALHPASFDDHIFRLLIEAVDDYAIYIIDAQGHILTWNSGAERNAGYASEEVIGQSFELFYTPEDLANKLPTKGLQHANQFGHYETQGWRVRKNGKRFWGNITLSALHDSDHILQGFVHVTRDLTDKWQRENALRKSEEQFRHLISEVEDYAIYMIDTHGRILTWNKGGERNEGYTSDEIIGEHFALLFTQEDISAGVPEKSLAKATAEGNYQSEGWHVRKNGIRYWASVAINPMHDDSGKLLGFTKIVRDLTERRQREEALRISEERFRLMVDTVEDYAILMLDPWGRVSTWNHGAERNIGYASNEIIGQHFGCFFLPEDIAAGLPEKLLKTAASTSRMEREGWLVRKDMTRYWAVTVITVVHDNNGKLLGYAEIIRDMSERKQREDALRASEVARYEEREQLHRVLSSIQEGIISLDTEGRVVLMNPKAEEMTGRSQNESCGLPIEDVFILWSPLQDKNQLLAFNQCLAEGRNTLLPEGSQLLSSQGERQEIRCSASPIRDRDNILTGAVVVFQDVTRARHAQRELQYQANHDMLTGLINRRRLEERLTQSISQLGDNEQHILCYVDLDYFKDVNDTAGHEAGDMVLRMVAQTMQQAVRENDIVARLGGDEFAIVLFNCQNKPATDILESVVADIAAIQFHWHGQSYTFTASLGAIPLTRQTENAAQAMRQADIACYAAKHAGRNRLSLSL, from the coding sequence ATGGCTTTGCATCCAGCATCATTTGACGATCATATTTTCCGGCTCTTGATTGAAGCCGTTGATGACTACGCCATATACATCATTGATGCTCAAGGACATATCCTCACTTGGAACAGTGGCGCAGAACGCAATGCCGGTTACGCTAGCGAAGAAGTTATTGGTCAATCTTTCGAACTGTTTTATACCCCAGAGGATTTGGCGAACAAATTACCGACCAAAGGGCTGCAACATGCCAATCAGTTTGGCCACTATGAAACCCAGGGCTGGCGGGTGCGTAAGAATGGTAAACGTTTTTGGGGTAATATTACGCTGAGTGCGCTGCATGATTCAGACCATATTTTGCAGGGATTCGTCCATGTCACCCGCGACTTGACGGATAAATGGCAGCGCGAAAATGCGCTGCGAAAGAGTGAGGAACAGTTTCGTCATCTGATCAGTGAAGTTGAAGACTATGCTATTTACATGATCGATACTCATGGCCGAATTCTCACCTGGAATAAAGGTGGAGAACGGAATGAAGGCTATACCAGCGATGAAATAATCGGTGAACATTTTGCGTTGCTGTTCACACAGGAGGATATTTCTGCTGGGGTGCCGGAGAAATCACTTGCCAAAGCTACCGCAGAAGGTAATTACCAGAGCGAAGGCTGGCATGTGCGCAAAAACGGTATTCGCTATTGGGCCAGTGTAGCAATTAACCCAATGCATGATGACAGTGGCAAACTGTTGGGATTTACCAAAATTGTCCGTGATCTCACCGAGCGTCGTCAACGAGAAGAAGCACTGCGCATCAGTGAAGAGCGTTTTCGCTTAATGGTTGATACTGTTGAGGATTACGCTATTTTAATGCTTGACCCTTGGGGCCGGGTCAGTACCTGGAACCACGGTGCTGAACGGAATATTGGCTATGCCAGTAATGAGATAATTGGTCAGCATTTCGGTTGTTTCTTTTTACCCGAGGATATTGCCGCCGGGTTACCGGAGAAGTTGCTGAAGACCGCAGCATCGACGAGTCGAATGGAGCGTGAGGGCTGGCTGGTTCGCAAAGATATGACGCGCTACTGGGCAGTGACAGTCATAACAGTAGTCCATGACAATAATGGGAAACTTCTCGGTTATGCCGAAATAATCCGTGATATGAGTGAGCGCAAACAACGCGAAGATGCACTGCGCGCCAGTGAGGTCGCGCGTTATGAAGAGCGCGAGCAACTGCATCGGGTGTTGTCATCTATCCAGGAGGGGATTATCTCCCTCGACACAGAAGGCCGTGTGGTACTGATGAACCCCAAAGCCGAAGAGATGACCGGGCGTAGCCAAAATGAATCCTGCGGTTTGCCTATTGAAGACGTTTTTATTTTGTGGTCTCCGTTGCAAGATAAAAATCAGTTACTTGCCTTCAATCAGTGTTTGGCCGAGGGGCGCAATACCTTATTACCAGAAGGCAGCCAGTTATTATCAAGCCAAGGAGAACGGCAAGAGATTCGCTGTTCTGCCTCGCCGATCCGCGATCGTGACAATATACTCACTGGCGCGGTCGTGGTATTTCAGGATGTGACTCGCGCCCGCCATGCACAGCGCGAACTGCAATATCAGGCCAATCATGACATGCTAACTGGCCTGATTAATCGGCGTCGACTGGAAGAGCGGCTCACCCAGTCAATCAGCCAATTGGGGGATAACGAGCAGCATATCCTCTGTTATGTCGATTTAGACTATTTCAAAGATGTTAACGATACCGCAGGTCATGAAGCTGGGGATATGGTGCTGAGAATGGTGGCACAAACCATGCAACAAGCCGTTCGTGAAAATGACATTGTTGCCCGTTTAGGTGGCGATGAGTTTGCTATCGTGTTGTTTAATTGTCAAAACAAGCCTGCAACAGACATTCTGGAATCTGTGGTTGCCGATATTGCCGCCATCCAATTTCATTGGCACGGTCAATCGTATACATTTACCGCAAGTCTGGGCGCCATCCCGCTAACTCGCCAAACTGAGAATGCCGCACAAGCCATGCGTCAGGCAGATATCGCCTGTTATGCAGCAAAACACGCAGGCCGTAACCGGCTATCACTCTCACTCTAA
- a CDS encoding DUF986 domain-containing protein yields the protein MSVTDLVLIVFIALLLAYAIYDEFIMNMMKGKTRLQVHLKRKSKIDCAIFVGLIAILIYNNVMANGAPLTTYLLVGLALIAVYISYIRWPKLLFKNTGFFYANAFIEYSRIKSMNLSEDGILVIDLEQRRLLIQVKQLDDLEKIYNFFLENQ from the coding sequence ATGTCGGTTACTGATCTCGTTTTAATTGTTTTTATCGCCCTACTGCTCGCTTATGCTATTTATGATGAATTCATCATGAACATGATGAAAGGGAAGACCCGGCTGCAAGTTCACTTAAAACGTAAAAGCAAAATCGACTGCGCCATCTTTGTCGGACTGATAGCTATCCTCATTTACAATAATGTCATGGCGAATGGTGCACCGTTAACCACCTATTTATTAGTGGGTTTAGCGCTCATTGCGGTTTATATCTCTTATATCCGTTGGCCCAAATTATTGTTTAAAAATACCGGTTTCTTCTACGCTAATGCTTTTATTGAATATAGCCGAATAAAAAGTATGAATTTATCTGAAGATGGAATTTTAGTCATTGATTTAGAGCAGCGCAGATTATTAATCCAGGTTAAACAATTAGATGACCTAGAGAAAATCTATAATTTTTTCCTTGAAAATCAATAA
- a CDS encoding PTS mannose/fructose/sorbose transporter subunit IIC (catalyzes the phosphorylation of incoming sugar substrates concomitant with their translocation across the cell membrane; the IIC domain forms the PTS system translocation channel and contains the specific substrate-binding site) → MEITTLQIVLIFIVACIAGMGSILDEFQFHRPLVACTLVGLVLGDMKTGIIIGGTLEMIALGWMNIGAAVAPDAALASIISTILVIAGGQDIGAGIALAIPLAAAGQVLTIIVRTITVAFQHAADGAAERGSLRAITWIHISALFLQAMRIAIPALIVALSVGTSEVQMLLSSIPDVVTSGLNIAGGMIVVVGYAMVINMMRAGYLMPFFYLGFVTAAFTNFNLVALGVIGVVMALLYIQLSPKYNKSQVVQSGPSNNDLDNELD, encoded by the coding sequence ATGGAGATCACAACTCTTCAGATTGTGCTGATATTCATAGTTGCATGTATCGCCGGGATGGGTTCCATTCTGGATGAGTTCCAATTTCACCGTCCCCTGGTCGCCTGTACTCTGGTAGGTCTGGTTTTAGGTGATATGAAAACCGGTATTATTATCGGTGGTACTTTGGAGATGATCGCTCTCGGCTGGATGAACATCGGGGCTGCAGTAGCGCCTGATGCCGCGTTAGCCTCGATTATCTCTACTATTCTGGTTATTGCAGGTGGCCAAGACATCGGTGCAGGTATCGCACTGGCTATTCCGCTAGCAGCAGCCGGTCAGGTATTAACCATTATCGTCCGTACCATTACTGTGGCCTTCCAGCACGCCGCCGACGGAGCCGCCGAACGTGGCAGCCTACGAGCGATAACCTGGATCCACATTTCAGCCCTGTTCTTGCAGGCGATGCGTATCGCTATCCCTGCCCTGATCGTTGCCCTGTCTGTTGGGACATCTGAAGTTCAGATGCTGCTCAGTTCGATTCCTGATGTGGTTACCAGTGGCCTGAATATCGCCGGTGGTATGATCGTCGTAGTAGGTTACGCCATGGTTATCAACATGATGCGTGCCGGCTACCTGATGCCATTCTTCTACTTAGGTTTCGTGACCGCCGCATTTACCAACTTCAACCTGGTGGCATTGGGTGTTATTGGTGTGGTTATGGCCCTTCTTTATATCCAGCTCAGTCCTAAATACAACAAGTCTCAGGTTGTACAGTCTGGCCCGTCCAATAATGACCTTGATAACGAATTAGACTAG
- a CDS encoding PTS mannose transporter subunit IIAB, with the protein MSIAIIIGTHGAAAEQLLKTAEMILGEQANVAYIDFVPGENAETLIEKYNGKLTGLDTSSGVLFLVDTWGGSPFNAASRIVTDKENYEVVAGVNIPMLVETFMARDDNPSFAELVKIAVQTGREGVKALKTVEPDVATTQPQPPAAARKVAAPAVALGPNDHMKIGLVRIDDRLIHGQVATRWTKETNVNRIIVVSDEVAADKMRSTLLKQVAPPGVTAHVVDVEKAIRVYDNPKYAKDRVMLLFTNPTDVVRVVEGGVDIKSVNIGGMAFRQGKTQVNNAVSVDEKDIEAFNKLNARGIELEVRKVSSDSRLKMMDLISKLNK; encoded by the coding sequence GTGAGTATAGCTATTATCATCGGCACACATGGGGCTGCGGCAGAACAACTGCTGAAAACAGCTGAAATGATTTTAGGCGAACAAGCTAACGTCGCTTATATCGATTTCGTCCCCGGTGAAAATGCCGAAACGTTGATTGAGAAATACAACGGTAAATTGACCGGGCTTGATACCAGCAGTGGTGTTCTATTCCTGGTTGATACCTGGGGTGGTAGCCCGTTTAACGCTGCCAGTCGTATTGTTACTGATAAAGAAAATTATGAGGTCGTTGCCGGGGTTAATATCCCGATGCTGGTTGAAACCTTTATGGCTCGTGATGATAACCCATCATTTGCTGAATTGGTTAAAATCGCGGTGCAAACCGGTCGTGAGGGAGTTAAAGCATTAAAAACCGTCGAACCTGATGTGGCTACCACTCAACCGCAACCCCCTGCCGCTGCACGTAAAGTCGCGGCCCCAGCCGTCGCTTTAGGCCCCAATGATCATATGAAGATTGGGTTGGTGCGTATTGATGACCGCTTAATACATGGTCAGGTTGCCACCCGCTGGACCAAAGAAACTAACGTAAATCGTATTATTGTCGTCAGCGACGAAGTTGCTGCTGATAAAATGCGCAGTACGTTGCTAAAGCAAGTTGCTCCTCCCGGCGTCACCGCGCACGTCGTTGATGTTGAAAAAGCGATTCGCGTCTATGACAACCCGAAATATGCCAAAGACAGGGTCATGCTGTTATTTACTAACCCAACTGACGTCGTCCGTGTGGTTGAGGGTGGTGTAGACATCAAGTCAGTCAATATCGGTGGTATGGCATTCCGTCAGGGTAAAACCCAGGTGAATAATGCGGTCTCCGTTGATGAAAAAGATATTGAAGCTTTTAATAAATTAAATGCCCGTGGTATTGAGCTGGAAGTTCGGAAAGTCTCTTCGGATAGCCGACTCAAGATGATGGATTTAATCAGCAAACTTAATAAATAG